One stretch of Deltaproteobacteria bacterium DNA includes these proteins:
- a CDS encoding amidase, producing the protein MSDPIAFASATELLAMMEQGELSSRQLLEIYIGRVEAFNPKINAVVAQDLDAARQRADEADAARARGELWGPLHGLPMTIKDTYEVAGMPCVAGAVKYKSYMPGRHAAPVQRLIDAGAIIFGKTNVPYLAGNLQSYNRVYGTTNNPWDLTRAPGGSSGGAAAAVAAGLTAAELGSDIGGSIRTPSHYCGVFGHKATHGAIDMTGHIPAEPGTVTQFDLQSAGPIARSPEDLELLTRVLTGIGGLVHGATDLRSRRARGAKVKGLRILAWLDDPLCPIEAQLLHSYRSLLARLQCEGAVVTEGAPFGLSLATYFPLYLNLLSSVLSVSLPKHLRVLMRLLAPLYKVAGPVIGLPLYFDHYLRGGGQSHVSWLRHHEQREKLRLRLPDLFARFDLVLAPVVPMTAIKHQQLMPLPLRRVRINGESRHYTDHLKWVSFATLLGLPATSAPVGRDAAGLPFNVQVIGPPHKDIETIRYASLIAAVADGFSVPTSWRQSA; encoded by the coding sequence ATGTCGGACCCCATTGCCTTTGCTAGTGCCACAGAATTACTCGCAATGATGGAACAAGGCGAGCTGTCTAGTAGGCAACTCCTTGAGATTTATATTGGGCGCGTCGAGGCCTTTAATCCCAAGATTAACGCCGTCGTTGCCCAAGATCTTGATGCTGCAAGGCAGCGGGCGGATGAGGCGGACGCGGCACGCGCGCGCGGCGAGCTCTGGGGCCCTCTTCACGGTCTGCCTATGACTATCAAAGATACCTATGAGGTTGCTGGAATGCCCTGTGTGGCTGGCGCCGTTAAGTATAAAAGTTACATGCCCGGCCGGCATGCGGCTCCCGTGCAGCGGCTGATCGATGCAGGCGCCATCATCTTTGGCAAAACAAACGTGCCTTATTTAGCTGGGAATCTTCAGTCCTATAATCGCGTCTACGGTACAACCAATAATCCGTGGGATTTGACGCGTGCTCCCGGGGGCTCGTCTGGAGGAGCTGCCGCCGCCGTGGCAGCTGGACTCACAGCTGCAGAACTCGGGAGTGACATCGGTGGTTCTATTCGTACACCGTCACACTACTGCGGGGTTTTCGGTCACAAGGCGACCCATGGTGCCATAGATATGACTGGTCATATTCCAGCGGAGCCGGGCACGGTGACCCAGTTTGATCTCCAGTCGGCGGGACCAATTGCGCGATCTCCGGAGGATTTGGAGCTACTGACACGCGTGCTAACGGGTATAGGTGGCTTGGTCCACGGCGCCACCGATTTGCGTTCGCGAAGGGCTAGGGGCGCAAAGGTCAAAGGTCTCAGAATTCTCGCTTGGCTGGACGACCCTCTTTGTCCCATCGAAGCACAACTCCTGCACTCCTATCGCAGCCTTTTGGCGCGACTCCAGTGCGAGGGTGCCGTGGTGACTGAGGGGGCGCCGTTTGGACTGTCGCTCGCGACGTATTTCCCGCTTTATCTCAATCTCCTTTCGAGTGTGCTTAGTGTGTCGCTACCTAAACATCTTCGTGTTTTAATGCGGCTATTGGCACCGCTATATAAAGTGGCGGGACCGGTAATTGGCCTGCCTCTTTATTTTGACCACTACTTGCGCGGCGGCGGGCAGTCCCATGTCAGTTGGCTCCGGCATCATGAACAAAGAGAAAAACTACGCCTAAGGCTACCCGATCTTTTTGCGCGGTTTGATCTCGTGCTGGCACCTGTCGTGCCCATGACTGCCATTAAACATCAGCAGCTCATGCCCCTGCCGCTGCGGCGTGTCCGCATCAATGGAGAGTCACGTCATTACACGGACCATTTGAAATGGGTGTCTTTCGCGACACTTCTTGGCCTCCCGGCAACATCGGCGCCAGTCGGTAGGGATGCAGCGGGACTGCCCTTTAATGTGCAAGTCATTGGCCCGCCTCATAAAGACATCGAAACCATCCGCTACGCCAGCTTGATCGCTGCAGTAGCTGATGGTTTCTCGGTGCCAACTTCTTGGCGCCAGAGCGCCTAG